One region of Triticum aestivum cultivar Chinese Spring chromosome 6B, IWGSC CS RefSeq v2.1, whole genome shotgun sequence genomic DNA includes:
- the LOC123135057 gene encoding uncharacterized protein — protein sequence MALRSLAARMRVPAAAAARLPSAPRVSLASGSRALPFSSSSSKSARDWYLLQRERYDSVTRELKNYSREVVWTERLAKLLNVVYVLGMPFIVGPLVLKGIAIRRM from the exons ATGGCGCTACGCAGCCTGGCCGCGAGGATgcgagtccccgccgccgccgccgcccggctcccgTCGGCCCCTCGTGTTTCGCTGGCGTCCGGCAGTCGGGCCCtccctttctcctcctcctccagtaAG AGCGCTAGAGACTGGTACCTGCTTCAGCGAGAACGTTATGACAGTGTGACAAGAGAGTTAAAAAACTACAG CCGTGAGGTTGTGTGGACTGAAAGGCTAGCTAAGCTGCTTAATGTGGTATACGTGCTGGGTATGCCTTTTATCGTTGGCCCTTTGGTCTTAAAAGGGATTGCCATTCGGAGAATGTGA